TAATCGTTATTTGTTCATTTGGCTTTGCATATAAACCAGTCGGTTCATATGGACTAAATGCCATACTTTTTCTTTCCTGTTGTTTCAGTACCTCAACATCCCCTTTTCCTGGAACTGTATACGTTCTGTTTTCTGATTTAACTGACTTTTCATCTTGAAGTGATGTCGATATTTTATTTTGCTGCTGCGTTTCCTCTGCAATGATATCTGTTGTAGAAATTATTCCAGTTGCAAGCATAGTTACTGTAGCCGTGGCTGCAAGTATTTTTCTAGTTTTATGTTTTGAATTATTCCCCATATTAACTCCCCCATTTTTCCTTAATGCACTTAAGGATTTTTGTTTTTTATGTTTTTACACCCCAAGCTATTCATGCTATCTATGTTGTATCTTTTAGTCTATTTTTTCTCATAATAATCTCCTTTTCTTTATTTATCATTGTATACAAATACTATTTGATGACACATTAAATAACAACTTTACGATAAACTCATCAATAACAAACTATTATGTTTTGATTCAACACCCATAACTTCCATCTAATTGTATAAATGTATTCATTCGGCGAAATAAGTAAATAAATTTCAACATTTAAAGCTTATAATCTAGCGAAAAATTCATAAAAATTTTTTAACTTCAATGGTTGAAATAATTGCAACCACATTTATTTAAACTTCCTTAACTTTTTTCTAAACTATTCTCTAAGAATCTTGTTGTTTTTTGTAAATAAACCAGGTTGCTACTCTATATGTAAAAGAAAGGCGGAATCTTTAATATGACTCCGCCTTTTTTGATATCAAAAACATCTAACTCTATTTGAATTAAATGCTTACATTTAGTTCTTAAACCAAACTTTCCAAACTACTTATGCCCCTGTAAATCTTTTTTTATCACATCCCAGAGTGAATTATCTTGACGTATCGGTTTACCCTCTTCGTCCCATTTTATTTTTCCTGTTCCTAATTCATAATTCATTCCTGTCCATGTATCTTCACGAAATGCATAGAATGATTTATGCCAACCTTTTTGATTGAAGATAGAAATAAGATCTTGCATGTATTGAGTAGCTCCTGGAACAGTACGGTTAATTCCAAATTCCTCTGCAATAATTCGATTAGATGGTACATGATTTTTCTTAGACCATTGTTCAATCGACTTTAAAAATTTCTCTAATCCCTGTTTATTCCACATTACAGGTTTCTCTAAATCCCCTACGTTTACTAGTCCTGGATATTGATATTCCTTGTTTTGTTTTTCACCTTGACTCGTTAATTCATATGGTTCATACATATGAAATGCGTATAGTGTTTTTTTATCCTCTACTGGGTTTAAATATTTAAAAGCCCATGGAGTAGCATATAAACCTGAATCTAAAATAACCGGTGTTTCTTTGTCCACTTCACGAATAGAGTTAATCACCTTTTCATAGAATCTGTTTAAATCCGCTGTCGTTCCTTTCACTTTTTTATACCATTTCTCGTAATCTTCCGTCCAAAAATCATTATATCTATTATTTTTAGCTGTTTCTGGATGTGGTTCATTTATAATATTATAACCAACCACTGCGGGATGATCTTTTAGTTCCAAAGCTAAGTCTTTCCAGAATTGACTTGCTTGTTCTTGATACTTCTCTTCTTCCCATATTCTGTCGTCATTCTTGTTATTATTAAATTGGCGCCACCGATCACCAGGCAAAGATAACATTGTAAGAACAACTTTCATTCCCTGTGATTGTGCGGCATCTAAATCCTCTTTTAATTTTTCTAGATCCTCCTTTACTAATCCCTGATAGTTATCTGCACTACCTATCAGAAAATCCTTTCCAGAGGTATCCGGTTTATCCTCAAATAAAAAATCTTTATCCTTTGCCCATTTATCAGGTGCTAAACGAACATATTCAATATTAGCTTCTTTTGCACTTTTATAGTTCTCGGGTAATGACGTACTATTCATGAAATTAGTACCCTTCCTTTTCGAATCCCAAAAACTAATTTTTGAATCGCTCTTGTAATAGGTATCAGCTTTTACATTCATTTCCTGTACTCCAAAACTCATCATGCCTAACAACGCAACAATTGGTAAAATTTTTTTCACAACTTTTCCTTCTTTCTCTTTATATTTTACACACATAACATACCTTTGTTTTGTTACAGGAATATGGCAATTTTCCAAAAATACCTTTTATGTTTATAAAAAGGAAGTTCATTCACGCATACAAAAAAGTGATAATTAGAAAGTTGCTTCATTTTCTAAAAAACAAAAAAAGGAACCCTTTACGGATTCCTTTTTGCCTTGCACTCTTTTTCAAATAGTGCATTTTTGCACCTACTTTTAGTATATCTTACAATTCCCATAAAATAAATAAGATTAAATGAGATTCACTTCTATTTTTTTCATAAATCATCATACTCCCTTCTAATTTTACAAATAAACAAATGTATTATTAATTCTATTTTTTATGTACAGGTGGAATGCTTTGTGGAAAATTGAAAATATCTTCTGGATCGTATTTAGCTTTCACTTGAGTCAACCGTTTGAAGTTTTCACCGTAATATAAATCTGACCAATCTTTCATTGAAAGATTTGGAGTGTTAACGTAGACACCTTTCGTAAAAGGAATCAATGCGTGACGAAAATCTTCTACCCAGCGAATCCCTTGTGCTGCGCCCTCAGGTTTGTCCCACGTGGAAAATAGCACCATATTCACTAGGGCTTTTCGATAAAAATAAGCAGTAGTTTCCTCGAATACTTCAGAAACAGTCCCACCTAAGCCCTGAAAAAATACGGAAACAGTAGAATTAGATGGAGCTTGATTTATAAAATGTTGAATCGTAGCAATACCTTCTTCAGGTAATAAAGTGTCCATAAAAGGTGCTACGCTTTTAAATGGAAAAGGAGTTGCAGGCTGATGATTGGATATTAACGTTATAGCTTCTAAATAAGACAGTTCTTTTATTTCTACTTTTATAGGTGATCCAATTTGGAGAAGTGGTTGTATCAATTTCTGTAAGTCTGTAACTGATCCATGGAAAATCCCATGCATCAACAAGGGGGCTGTCTTTTCTGACGACAATAATAATGTAGGGGTAAAGCGTTTATCAGAAGTAGGTAGAGTATACTTTTGCCATTCCTGTATAACGGCTTTTAAATCCTGGTGTCCCCAACTAACTTCAGCAAAACCAACTGTCTTAATTTCCTGAGTACGAAAGCGAAATGATGTACAAATACCGAAACTTCCGCCTCCACCACGTAAAGCCCAGAATAAATTAGGATGCTCCTGATCATTAACCTGCAATACACAGCCGTTAGCATCAACCATTTCTATTTCTACTACATGATCAAGTAGTAGTCCTAATGGTCTAGAAAGAATACCTTGCCCGCCACCTAAAGCTATTCCTGCGATAGCTGGTTTAGGACAAACCCCATTAGGAATAGCTAAACCTTCTTTCCCAAGAATCTCAGCTAACTGGAGATTTTTACAACCAGTTCCTACTGTAACAGTTTTTGATGTTGGATCTATTTTTATTTGATTTATCTCACTGACATCAATTACAATAACACCATCTAAAACTGACAAGCCTTCATAATTGTGACCTCCTGAACGTACTCGTATAGGTACGTTATTATGTAATGACCATCGTACTGCATTCACAACGTCTTGAGTATTTTGTGCAAAGACTATAACAAAAGGGAATCTATTAAAAAATGTGTTAAACGATTGACGTGCCGAATCATATTGTGCTTCACCAGGTGACACAATACGTCCTGTTAAACTTATATTTTCATCATAATGCATATAGAAACCTCACTCTCCGTGCAAGAATTTTTAATGCTATGATATTAATAGTATGCATGTAAAAAAAAGTAAGAAATACCAATTAACCTGGTAATTCTTACTTTTTTTATAAAATTTAATAATTCCTTTCGGCTTTTAAATCGACAAAAGCCGTTTTTGAGCCATTATTTTTACTATATGAGATATTGACGTATACCTACCAACCTAAGAATTCAGAAATACTCCAAAACAAAAACGAGCTTTTTTGTTACAAATTAGAAAAAATCTTGTTCTAGGGGTACTATAAAATTTTAGCTTGATGACGATGGGCGTACTTCAATATTTTAACTTGATGGGTATGGGCTTAACCTCATATAATCAAAAAAAGACAAACTATCCAAGGTGAATAATTTGTCCAAAACCATAATCTCTCTGGTTAAACAATATATACTTCAGTTCCGCTAAAAGTCTTTTATTCTCTTTTCATATCCTACTATTTTTGCATCTGAACTAACAATAGTGAATTAGAATAATGACTTAATACTTGCTAGAACAGTAAGTATTCCTATAACAATTACAAATACGTTACTCATTTTCCCTCTGTATTTTGCTAGTACTGGTACTTTACGAATCGCATACATCGGTAATAGACATAAGATAGCAGCGACTAACGGACCGCTAAGTGCATCAATAATTCCAAGAATACTTGGATTTGTATAAGCAACATACCAGCAAGTTAATACAACAAAAGTAAGAATCATTGTCTTAACTGTTTTCTCTCCTATATCTTTCCCACGTTTTTTACCGGACTTGATAATCATGTCACGCATTACCTCATACGCTCCTATATAATGGCCAAGGAAAGACTTTGTAATAGCCACAAATGCAATAATCGGAGCCGCAATCGTGATTACTGGTGAATTAAGCTCATTAGCAAGATATGATAGGATTGACAAGTTCTGTTCTTTTGCTACCTTAAGATCATCTGGAGTCAAACTTAAAGTACTGCTCCACACAAAGAACATAACAACAACGAATGTCATGATATAACAAACTTTTTGTATTTGAGCACATTTGGCATCAGTAGCGTCTATTCCATACGTAGCCCTCTGTTTCATAACAAATGACGAAATCATAGGAGAATGATTAAACGAGAATACTATGATTGGTAGTATCATCCAAATCATTCCAAAATATCCTGTTCCAGTTGAAGCAGTAGAAACACTTGAAAAACTTAGCATTGAAGTATTCCATTGTGGAATTAAAGATATTGCAATAAAAAGTAGAGAAGCAATGAAAGGATATACTAGCATGCTCATTATCTTTACAGTAATATCCTGACCAAAATTTAGTATAGTGATAAGACCGAGTACTAATACAAGTGATAAAATAGCCCTTGGAGGCTCCGGCATGTGCAATTGGTGTACAATAAAACTACTTGCAGTATTTGTAAGTGCAACCGAATACATCAGCACGATTGTATAAATGGAGACGAAATATACGATGTTAAAAATGATACTTGCTTTATTTCCGAAATACTCTCTTATTGTACCTGTAATCCCCTCTTCGGCAGAATTCGAAGCGTATATCATTTTAGCCAGCGCCCTATGTGAGTAATACATAACAGGATATGCAAGTATGGTAATTAACAGCAACGATAATAAACCACCTGAACCTGCATTAATAGGTAAGAAGAGTACTCCTGCTCCAATTGCTGTTCCAAATAGACTCAATGCCCATGTAGTATCTTGTTTATGCCATTTTTTAGGGTCTAGATATTTCTCATTTTTCCCTGTAGTATTATCAGCTTGAAATTCTATGTTTTTTGCAGTATTCTCATTCATATAATAATTCCTCCTTGTTTCCTATTCTTACGTCTTTATTTAAGGTATAGGAATATAGACCGTTCTTTAAAAATGAATTGTTTATAAATTGCGCCACATCGTATTTCATTCTTTTAAGTTGTTCAAAATCAAAAAATTAACGAAGCATCAACCTGACGAGTTTGTTACCACTTACAAAATGTTTCAATCATATAGTAGGATATATTATTGATAATTCCCCCAATATCTAGAAATCCTTAAGCGAACAATAGAGAATAGATTGTTAACTTTTTCACAATATAGACATTAACTGTTCATTGATTTGATTGTTTCTCCCCAAATATTTTATTTTTAATGACAATCCCTGTAGGTGTAGCCGCAATTCCACCTAAACCTGTCTCTCTTAATTCGCGAGGCATCTGTCTTCCAACTCTGTACATCGCTTCAATAACTTCGTCAGCATTGATGATATTGTTTACACCGGCTAATGCGATGTCCGCTGCTGCTAAAGCATTTGCCGTTCCAATGGCGTTTCTCTTTACACAAGGAATTTCTACCAAACCAGCGACCGGATCACAAACTAAACCAAGTAAATTTTGTAATGCAATCGAAAAAGCTTCAGAAGATTGCTGTGGCGTTCCACCTGCAGCTTCTACCGCAGCTGCAGCCGCCATAGCTGAGGCACTGCCCACTTCAGCTTGACATCCTCCATACGCTCCTGAAATACAAGCGTTGTTTGCTACTATCGTTCCAAATAACGCTGATGTGAATAGAAAATGTATCATATCTTCATGACTTAACTGCAACGTATCTTTAATACTAAATAGGACTCCCGGAATCGTCCCACTCGCACCTGCTGTTGGAGTTGCACAAATAGCTCCTAATGCAGCATTTACTTCATTAACGCCGATAGCACTTTGAATCCCTAACACCATCAAATCTCCAGAAAGAGTTTTCCTATTTTCTCGATAGTTTTTAATTTTAACTGCATCACCTCCGGTTAAACCGGTTGGAGAAAATACACCGTCGCCCTCGATACTTTTATTTATAGCATTTTGCATAGTCGCTAAATTTCGTTCCATTTCACTCCAAACTTCTTCATAAGAAGTTTTAGTTTGTTCGATTTCCTGTTCAATTGCTAATTTATAAATTGGTTTTTGACTTTTATTAGCTGCATCCACAATTTCTTTTATGGCCATATACATATTTTTTCACTCCTTAATGTAACTAAAGAATAATAAGATTAGCTATATTGCTTAAATTCCCTAATTCCTTCTGAGCATTACCAGGCAATAGCGAATCCAAAGCAAATGCATATAAATATTTTGTTTTATCTTTCAAACTATGAAAGTTGTTAATTTCAACATCATATTGTTTAAAGATCCTGCGTAAGACAAATTCAAAGTCAGCTCTTTCTGAAATCGCAATAATAACTGGCAATGGCCCCTGCAGTTCTAAGCTAAATCCGTCAATTTCAACATGTTTGACTTCAATCAATCCACCACCGACTGAAATACCCATCGTTCTAATACTTCGACTGTCATCCTCTAAATATATATCTGCCGTATTTGGATGACCGGCAGGACTATCACCTGATTTTTCAATAAAAGTAATGTCAATCCCTTTAGATTCTGCTATTTTAATAGCATCTGGCACTTTGCTGTCATCAGCAGCAAAGCCTAATATACCAGCAATTATTGCAAAATCAGTTCCGTGACCTTTATGTGTTTCAGCAAATGATTCATAATACTTTACCACAACTTTTTTTGGAAGACCTTGAAATAATTTATTAGCAACTGTTCCAATAGCCAAAGCACCTGCAGTATGTGAACTTGAAGGACCTATCATTATGGGCCCAATCACATCAAAACAACTTTTGTATTTAACAACCTTTTTTTCTTTAATAGATGCTACATTTATGTTCATATAAGCACCCCCATAGTTTATTATTTTTAATTGCTGTTGAATCTAAGTTATTAGAATGATCAATTCAAAACAAGACCCATTTGATAGCGCTTTCTTTATTGAGTTGAATAAACTTTCCTTTTGATCCACAACCCTTCATATAGTAATCATATCAGTATGTCCAATTTTAGAAACTTACTGGCAAGTTCTTTAGAATTTTTGAACCAAAACGAGGTTGATATTTTCTCTAGAGGTCATAAATTATCTCTCGACGCCCTCATTATAACTTGTATATTTATGAGTTCAATCTTTTTTTATTTTTAGAAAGATTGAATAGACAGAATTTTGAATGGGTAATAAATTACACTTAGTATGTAACAATTATGTCCTTTGTTTGAAGCTGTATTAGTTAATAGCAAAGCAAAAATAACACAGAGTTACTTTCATTAACACATTGATTATATTGGAAAATTATTA
This Bacillus paramycoides DNA region includes the following protein-coding sequences:
- a CDS encoding glycoside hydrolase family 5 protein: MCVKYKEKEGKVVKKILPIVALLGMMSFGVQEMNVKADTYYKSDSKISFWDSKRKGTNFMNSTSLPENYKSAKEANIEYVRLAPDKWAKDKDFLFEDKPDTSGKDFLIGSADNYQGLVKEDLEKLKEDLDAAQSQGMKVVLTMLSLPGDRWRQFNNNKNDDRIWEEEKYQEQASQFWKDLALELKDHPAVVGYNIINEPHPETAKNNRYNDFWTEDYEKWYKKVKGTTADLNRFYEKVINSIREVDKETPVILDSGLYATPWAFKYLNPVEDKKTLYAFHMYEPYELTSQGEKQNKEYQYPGLVNVGDLEKPVMWNKQGLEKFLKSIEQWSKKNHVPSNRIIAEEFGINRTVPGATQYMQDLISIFNQKGWHKSFYAFREDTWTGMNYELGTGKIKWDEEGKPIRQDNSLWDVIKKDLQGHK
- a CDS encoding FAD-binding oxidoreductase, which translates into the protein MHYDENISLTGRIVSPGEAQYDSARQSFNTFFNRFPFVIVFAQNTQDVVNAVRWSLHNNVPIRVRSGGHNYEGLSVLDGVIVIDVSEINQIKIDPTSKTVTVGTGCKNLQLAEILGKEGLAIPNGVCPKPAIAGIALGGGQGILSRPLGLLLDHVVEIEMVDANGCVLQVNDQEHPNLFWALRGGGGSFGICTSFRFRTQEIKTVGFAEVSWGHQDLKAVIQEWQKYTLPTSDKRFTPTLLLSSEKTAPLLMHGIFHGSVTDLQKLIQPLLQIGSPIKVEIKELSYLEAITLISNHQPATPFPFKSVAPFMDTLLPEEGIATIQHFINQAPSNSTVSVFFQGLGGTVSEVFEETTAYFYRKALVNMVLFSTWDKPEGAAQGIRWVEDFRHALIPFTKGVYVNTPNLSMKDWSDLYYGENFKRLTQVKAKYDPEDIFNFPQSIPPVHKK
- a CDS encoding aromatic amino acid transport family protein; this translates as MNENTAKNIEFQADNTTGKNEKYLDPKKWHKQDTTWALSLFGTAIGAGVLFLPINAGSGGLLSLLLITILAYPVMYYSHRALAKMIYASNSAEEGITGTIREYFGNKASIIFNIVYFVSIYTIVLMYSVALTNTASSFIVHQLHMPEPPRAILSLVLVLGLITILNFGQDITVKIMSMLVYPFIASLLFIAISLIPQWNTSMLSFSSVSTASTGTGYFGMIWMILPIIVFSFNHSPMISSFVMKQRATYGIDATDAKCAQIQKVCYIMTFVVVMFFVWSSTLSLTPDDLKVAKEQNLSILSYLANELNSPVITIAAPIIAFVAITKSFLGHYIGAYEVMRDMIIKSGKKRGKDIGEKTVKTMILTFVVLTCWYVAYTNPSILGIIDALSGPLVAAILCLLPMYAIRKVPVLAKYRGKMSNVFVIVIGILTVLASIKSLF
- the sdaAA gene encoding L-serine ammonia-lyase, iron-sulfur-dependent, subunit alpha, which translates into the protein MYMAIKEIVDAANKSQKPIYKLAIEQEIEQTKTSYEEVWSEMERNLATMQNAINKSIEGDGVFSPTGLTGGDAVKIKNYRENRKTLSGDLMVLGIQSAIGVNEVNAALGAICATPTAGASGTIPGVLFSIKDTLQLSHEDMIHFLFTSALFGTIVANNACISGAYGGCQAEVGSASAMAAAAAVEAAGGTPQQSSEAFSIALQNLLGLVCDPVAGLVEIPCVKRNAIGTANALAAADIALAGVNNIINADEVIEAMYRVGRQMPRELRETGLGGIAATPTGIVIKNKIFGEKQSNQ
- the sdaAB gene encoding L-serine ammonia-lyase, iron-sulfur-dependent subunit beta; translated protein: MNINVASIKEKKVVKYKSCFDVIGPIMIGPSSSHTAGALAIGTVANKLFQGLPKKVVVKYYESFAETHKGHGTDFAIIAGILGFAADDSKVPDAIKIAESKGIDITFIEKSGDSPAGHPNTADIYLEDDSRSIRTMGISVGGGLIEVKHVEIDGFSLELQGPLPVIIAISERADFEFVLRRIFKQYDVEINNFHSLKDKTKYLYAFALDSLLPGNAQKELGNLSNIANLIIL